The following DNA comes from Chloroflexota bacterium.
AGCGAGAGGTGGGTCTCGATGGAGAGCTGCTGGTTGAAGCTGGCTTCCTTGACGCCGACGACCTGCTGCAGCTCGCAGATGCGGCGGAGGCCCTGCGGGCTCATGACGATGCCGAACTGCGGCGAGTTGTAGAACATGATGCCGAGGTTGGTGTTGTCGCTGAGGGTCTTGACGTAGTCGATGACCTGATCCTCGGTCTTGGCCTCCATGTAGGGGGCGGCGACGATGAGGAGGTCGAAGCCGGCATCCTCGGCGTGGCGGGCGAGGTCAAGGGGCTCGCGGGCCGAGGTGTGGGTGACGTGCGCGCCGACAGGCCATCGGCCGGCGGCTTCCTCCGCGACGATGTCCATGACGCGGACGCGCTCGTCGTGGGTCAGGCTCCAGAACTCGCCCATGCCCCAGGTGCAGCCGGCGCCTCGCGTTCCGAGGCTGCGCACGTGGCGTACGTTGCGGCGCAAGCCGTCCTCGTCGAGGTCACCGTCGTCCGTGAAGGGCGTGATCAGCGTGCTCCACTGCCCCTTCAGCGTTTCCCATGCCCAGTCCTGTGCTTCATGCGCCTTGTAGTGCGCCATTGTCCCCTCCGTCACACGGCTTGCCACGCACGGGAGGTGCGTGGAGCTAGATTGAGTCTAGTTTGGGGCATATGCAGTGTCAATTGCGCGGCTTTGACCCTGCCACTAGTTTTCAGCTAAAGTCCGTAGAAGGCCCAACCCCGCGTGTCCAGAGGCCATGCAGCCATGCTTAAGGCTACGTTCCTAGCGCGCCTAAATCATCAATTACGGCTGCTAACCTCTCAGCAAGAGTATCCTGATGCGCGACCACCTCTGCGTGGGACAGAATTCTGGTGGTGTCAGCCTTACGTTTATCGAGTGTGTAGCTGAATCCGAAGTCATCCCTTCTAAACTGCTCCACCCATGAGTCCATTAGGTCGTCCAGCTTCTCATCGTCGTACGAGGGGTACGCGGCCCCGAATGTGAAGTTTCTCAGGCCCGCCCACATGGGCGCGTCCGGCACGGGAAAGAACCAGGCAACCGTCACTGGAGCGTAATACACATCTTTGGGCATGACGACTCGGACGCTGTAGCCACGAACGCCAGCGTCAATCTGTGCGCCGTGTTTGCGTGCAACACTCAACAGGCGTTCAGCAGCGACTCGCGTGTCATCGTTCGGGAGTTGGGCCAGAAACTCCTCATGGGTGATCTTCGTGCGCGGGCTCGTATGGGGCTTCACTACGGCACTGTGGCCGGATACTCTCGGCACCAAGGTTTGCCCGGCCGGCCCTTTGTACTGTTTCACTTCGACCGTTAGTACCTCAACGTTCGGCATCTGTTCGTTGAGGAATGTCACTACATTTGCGAGTGTGACGGGGATAGTATCGGCCACAAAGAGCAGACGAAGTCGCCTGGCGGCAAGATTTGTACCCACATTCTCCCAGAATGCATTCTTCGCAGCATCCCAATCAGCCGCTTCCTCAACGTCATGACCAAGAAGATCTCGTAGTGCAGCTTCAGGGTCGACGTTCGACTCTTCAAAGGCGGTGCGAAGACCGTTGATTGTCCAGTATTCAGCGTGGGAGGCGTAGTCAAGCATCTGCCCAACGACCTCGCGCCGCACCTGAGAATTATCACCACGTTTCACCTCGACCAAAGTCGGCGTGGCGTCCTGGTCAACAAGAAGGTGGTCGACTGACCACCAATCTGCGGCATTGGGAGACTGAGGGATTCCCTTCTCCCGTTTGATGAGGATCCAACGTCGCGGATTGCCGGGCGTGATTTGCTCCCCGTCCAGAAGTTCAATATGGGTGGCAATCAACTCCTGGAGCTCATCTTCCGAGGAAAATGGCTGTTCCTCCAACGACTCAAGCCCATTGGCAGTTCTACGGTAGATTCTGTTTGCCATGAATCCCCTCCGGATAGAGTGTAGCACCCTCCGACCCCCACCCTCTTTGACGGCGGTGTGATCAACGACTACATTCACCGAAAACCGCTAATAGAGGAGGAACCTGTGGAGAAAAGCTATCACAACTACCCGGACATTGCGCCGACGATTGGCAACTACTCGCGAGCGGCGCGGGCGGGCGACCTGTTCTTCTTCGCGGGGACGACGGCGGGCGGGAGCGAGTCGGAGCACGGCGACCTGCCGGCACAGGTGCGGGTGACGCTCGACCGGATCCGGCGCATCCTGGAGCGCGAGGGGCAGTCGCTTGGCGACATTGTGCGGCTGGTGACGTACGTGACGAGCATCGGTGAGTGGCGGTCGCACGGGGCGGAGCTTGGCGAGATCTTCGAGGAGTTCTTTCAGGGGAACTATCCGCCGAACACGCTCATAGGCATCGCGGAGCTGGCGGAGCCGACGATGAAGGTGGAGATTGAGGCGACGGCTGTGTTTTAGGGAGGCGTCCCCGCCTCTGGATTCCGGCTTTCGCCGGAATGACAGATCGAAAGAGGAGCGCCCTGCCGGTCCGGCAAGGCGCTCCTGTGGTGTGCATGGCTATGACCGGCGCTAGGCCTTGGTGGGCACCCAGGTCGTTGGGCCGGCCATTCTGGACTTGACCAGATCGACCGCCTCCAGCGGGGGCATGTCGCCGGGGACGGTGACGCGGGCCGTGTGGACGCGGTAGGCCTCAGGGTTCGTGGGGCCTGAGGGCTCGACACCCTCCATCAGTGCGCGGGCGGCGTTTATGAGGCGGCGTCGCACCTTGATGATGGACTCGTCCGAGCTTACCAGGCGCTCCTTGCTCCGGTCGGCGCGCGGGCCCCACTGATCCTCGACGAGGGCGAGGTCCTGGATGGGGAAGGCCTTGATGCCCGTGTAGGAATAGTTCTTCTGGGCGATGCGGTCGACGAGGTAGTCGTTGTCCTTGTTTTCCTTCGCCATGAAGGAGCCCGGTATCTGCTCCGGGTAGGTGTAGCCGCCGTACTTGTCCTCCATGACCTGCTGCTGCGTGAAGGGGTTGTAGCTCCAGCGCAGGCGGTACATGTAGCAACTCTCGTCGTCGATGGGGATGCGCATGTTGCTGGAGTAGACGTCCGGGCCGGAGATGCCGGCGGAGCTGTAGCAGGGCATGTAGAAGTGGCCGACGTTGGCCTGCTGCTGACCGTCGGAGGTGCGGGAGACGGCGACGTTCATGACGCCGTAGTCGGTGTCGATGTAGTCGGCGTAGGTGCGGTTGAGGAAGCTGTTGAACACACCCGCGCCGAAGCGGCGGCCGGGGTTGCCCTCGTTGTTGTCCAGCGTGCTGTGGAGGAAGAAGGCGTGGGAGGGGTCGTAGTCGCCCTCGAGCGCCTGGAAGTAGTTGCAGCGGAGGTGGTACTTGCGGACGTAGCGGCGGTCCTCGCCGAACTCCAGCCACTCAAAGCCGGGCTTCGGGGGCTCCTTGTCCGCCGGGCCCATGTAGGTCCAGACCATGCCGCCGCCCTCGAAGCACGGGTAGGCCTTGACGTTCACCTTGTCCTTGTAGGTCTCACCCTCGGGCGAGTTGGGCAGGTCGACGCACTTGCCGGAGACGTCGAACTTCCAGCCGTGGTAGACGCAGCGGATGCCGGCCTCCTCGTTGCGGCCGAAGAACAGCGGCGCACCGCGGTGGGGGCAGTAGGCGTCGACGAGGCCTGGGTTGCCGTTGGAGTCTCGGAAGGCGATGAGCTTCTCGCTGAGCAGCGTCACGCGGACGGGCGGGCAGTCCGCCGAGGGAATCTCCTCGGCCAGGAGCGCGGGGATCCAGTGGCGGCGGAACAGGTCGCCCATGGGGGTGCCGGGGCCTGTTTGCGTGAGCATGTCATTTTCTTCGACACTTAGCACGACGATTCCTCCTTCTGGTCTGTACGGGTCTCGTTCTCGAATTCGGGGTAGAATCTAGGGCGATGCTAGCGCGGCCCAGACAGCGTGTCAATTGACATCAACGTGTGCCCGTGAGCGCGGCGTCGTGAGCGGCACGCAGGGAGAACGGAATGACCGAAGGTCACAGCGACATCATCACCATGGCGGACATGGCCGCCGTATTTGACGTAACCGACGCCCTTTCCATCGACCGGGAGAGCATCAGCGTGGAGCTCACGAAGGAGGACCCCGGCGCGGTGCAGCAGAGCAGCAATGGCGAGATCGAGATCACGCTGCCGCTGACGTCGCCACTCGCGGAGTTTCTTGCGGGGGTGCGGCAGGAGCTCATCGGCATGGGGTATACGGCGGAGTGAGGAGACGGGTTCCAGCATTGGGCGTCAGCGTGTAAGCTAGGGTTGCCCCTCGCTTGTGCGGATTGCTATGTGATGCGACGTAGCGCGGCGGGCACACCGCCAACTAAGGAGGACCCCGGCACATGCCCGAATCGCAAGCTGTACTACTGCCCAAGAACGTCAGGCCGCTGCGCTATGCCGTCCACCTGACGCCCGATCTGGAGGCCTTCACTTTCGACGGCGAGGAGTCCATCGACATCGAGGTGCTGGAGGCGACGGACACCGTCGTGCTGAACGCGTGCGAGATGACCGTGCACTCGGCGAGCCTGATGGACGCCGGGAACGCGCAGGTCGACGCCACCGACATCGAGATGAACGCCGACGACGAGACGGTCGCGATCCGCTTTCCCTCGGCCGTCCAGCCCGGGCCCGCCGTGCTGCGCATCTCGTTCACGGGCGAGCTCAACGACCGGCTCACCGGCTTCTACCGGAGCACCTACACGCGAGAGGACGGCACGCCTCGGACGATGGCGACCACGCAGTTCGAGCCGTCGTCGGCGCGGCGAGCGCTCCCGTGCTGGGACGAGCCCGCCATGAAGGCGAGCTTCCAGGTCACGCTGACGGTCCCGTCGGACATGGACGCCATCTCCAACATGCCCGCAGTGGATGAAACGGTGGACGGCGACACCAAGACGGTGCGATTCGGCGAATCGCCGGTCATGTCGACGTACCTGCTGGCGTTCGTGGTCGCGGAGCTGGGCTCCATCGAGCAGGAGGCGGCGAACGGGACGATGATCAGGGTGCTGACGACGCGCGGCAAGGAGGAACAGGGACGGTTTGCGCTGGAGACCTCGGTCGCGCTGCTCACCTACTTCAACGACTACTTCGGCATCCCGTACCCGCTGGAGAAGCTGGACCACATCGCCATCCCGGACTTCGCGGCGGGGGCAATGGAGAACTGGGGCATCATCACGTACCGCGAGACGGCGCTCCTCGTCGACCCGGCCATCAGCCCCGCGGCGACGCGTCAGCGCGTGGCGGAGGTCGTATCGCACGAGATGGCGCACATGTGGTTCGGCGACCTCGTCACGATGCAGTGGTGGGACGACCTGTGGCTCAACGAGAGCTTTGCCTCGTGGATGGGCGACAAGGCGGTCGACCACATCCACCCCGAGTGGAAGATGTGGACACAGTTTGTCGCCAACGACACGATCCGCGCCTTCAACCTCGACGGCCTGAAGAACTCGCACCCCATCGAGGCGACCGTCCACACGCCGGCCGAGGTGGAGGAGCTCTTCGACGCCATCAGCTACAGCAAGGGCGCGTCCACCATCCGGATGCTGGAGCACTACCTGAGCGAGGAGACGTTCCGGGAGGGCCTGCGCCGCTACCTGGACGCCCACCAGTACGACAACGCGCGCACGGCCGACCTCTGGGCGGCGCTTGAGGATGCGTCGGGCAAGCCGGTCAAGGCGCTGATGGACACCTGGACGGGGCAGATGGGCTACCCGGTGCTCACCGTCGGGTCGCGCCACGAGCCGGACGGCGTGAAGCTGGACGTGTCGCAGTCGCGGTTCCTGCTCAGCAACATCGCGGAGGACGTTGGAGACGACGAATCTTCGTGGAAGGTGCCGCTCAACGTTGCGGCGTCCTGGGACGACGGCGGACTGGCGACGCTTATGGAGTCCCGCGAGGACACCATCGTGCTCCCGCCCGCGCCCAGCACCGAAGGTTCATGGTTCAAGGTCAACGCGGGCCAGACCGGTTTCTACCGGGTGAACCTCAGCCCGCGCGACTGGGACGCGCTCATCCCCGCGGTCACGTCTCGCGCGCTGTCGGACACGGACCGGCTCGGCCTGCAGAACGACGCGTACGCGCTTGCGCGGGCGGGGTACCTGCCGATCAGCCAGTTCCTCGCACTCGCCGAGGGGTACCGCGACGAGACGGACGCCAGCGTGTGGCGCGACCTCGCGGGGAACCTCGGCGACCTCGACACGCTGCTTTCGG
Coding sequences within:
- a CDS encoding RidA family protein, with the protein product MEKSYHNYPDIAPTIGNYSRAARAGDLFFFAGTTAGGSESEHGDLPAQVRVTLDRIRRILEREGQSLGDIVRLVTYVTSIGEWRSHGAELGEIFEEFFQGNYPPNTLIGIAELAEPTMKVEIEATAVF
- a CDS encoding Rieske 2Fe-2S domain-containing protein, with protein sequence MLTQTGPGTPMGDLFRRHWIPALLAEEIPSADCPPVRVTLLSEKLIAFRDSNGNPGLVDAYCPHRGAPLFFGRNEEAGIRCVYHGWKFDVSGKCVDLPNSPEGETYKDKVNVKAYPCFEGGGMVWTYMGPADKEPPKPGFEWLEFGEDRRYVRKYHLRCNYFQALEGDYDPSHAFFLHSTLDNNEGNPGRRFGAGVFNSFLNRTYADYIDTDYGVMNVAVSRTSDGQQQANVGHFYMPCYSSAGISGPDVYSSNMRIPIDDESCYMYRLRWSYNPFTQQQVMEDKYGGYTYPEQIPGSFMAKENKDNDYLVDRIAQKNYSYTGIKAFPIQDLALVEDQWGPRADRSKERLVSSDESIIKVRRRLINAARALMEGVEPSGPTNPEAYRVHTARVTVPGDMPPLEAVDLVKSRMAGPTTWVPTKA
- a CDS encoding M1 family metallopeptidase; amino-acid sequence: MPESQAVLLPKNVRPLRYAVHLTPDLEAFTFDGEESIDIEVLEATDTVVLNACEMTVHSASLMDAGNAQVDATDIEMNADDETVAIRFPSAVQPGPAVLRISFTGELNDRLTGFYRSTYTREDGTPRTMATTQFEPSSARRALPCWDEPAMKASFQVTLTVPSDMDAISNMPAVDETVDGDTKTVRFGESPVMSTYLLAFVVAELGSIEQEAANGTMIRVLTTRGKEEQGRFALETSVALLTYFNDYFGIPYPLEKLDHIAIPDFAAGAMENWGIITYRETALLVDPAISPAATRQRVAEVVSHEMAHMWFGDLVTMQWWDDLWLNESFASWMGDKAVDHIHPEWKMWTQFVANDTIRAFNLDGLKNSHPIEATVHTPAEVEELFDAISYSKGASTIRMLEHYLSEETFREGLRRYLDAHQYDNARTADLWAALEDASGKPVKALMDTWTGQMGYPVLTVGSRHEPDGVKLDVSQSRFLLSNIAEDVGDDESSWKVPLNVAASWDDGGLATLMESREDTIVLPPAPSTEGSWFKVNAGQTGFYRVNLSPRDWDALIPAVTSRALSDTDRLGLQNDAYALARAGYLPISQFLALAEGYRDETDASVWRDLAGNLGDLDTLLSDEACYPAFKALCQGLFSPLAERMGWEPKPGDGHLDAILRSVALGQAGYYDDPAVLAEARRRFELYLEDPSTLRPDLRGVVFSLTAQQGDTDTYNKLWELQKSAESQEEKVRLLISLTRIPDPELISDVLQRSLTDDVRSQDTVSVVGAVSANPKGKELAWDFLKDNWDTFMDRYGHGGFMLMRIVGLPRGFTTREKLDEVREFYESHPAPAAERSVRQTIEGLELNVAWVERNKDDVADWFAGR